Proteins encoded by one window of Chaetodon trifascialis isolate fChaTrf1 chromosome 15, fChaTrf1.hap1, whole genome shotgun sequence:
- the LOC139343105 gene encoding zinc finger protein 674-like — protein sequence MSTVFSFQTQLVSIMDALSKTAVMEISKLVEIESKMLKIEITRGRNEIASLTEKLQLMEKLLYIAQGSRQDAAVAACSVVRDGPEDGVLETDRTRPAIKSESPWESITSSTLQAERSTLHQGEEHAAAELPNPPKEQPELIVVKEEPSELDNAEQDRTRREAVADTQKSPEAMQRPKPVVEHQQPLFPDSFVILSTQSSLTGAGRRETQWNPQFTPTHTNLEAGKSLGQNVASQSLNVLRNMKLHNLRNSTAKRFGCLQCGKSFRCFSQLEIHQRSHTGEKPFRCTLCGKRYAQKGHLYTHQRTHTGEKPYRCPICGKGFIQKCTLDMHQRTHTGEKPFVCIKCGKGFTKNCNLKKHLAVHLDPSLNMYGSESNAPTFSGTFINGTT from the exons ATGTCGACAGTCTTCTCTTTCCAGACGCAGCTCGTCTCCATCATGGACGCGTTATCCAAAACAGCTGTAATGGAAATAAGCAAACTGGTCGAGATCGAGTCGAAGATGCTGAAAATAGAGATAACTCGAGGGCGCAACGAAATTGCCTCGCTCACAGAGAAACTGCAGCTGATGGAGAAACTGCTTTACATTGCACAGGGGAGCAGGCAGGACGCGGCAGTAGCAGCATGCTCAGTGGTGAGGGACGGTCCAGAGGACGGAGTGCTGGAGACCGACAGGACAAGACCTGCCATAAAAAG TGAGAGCCCGTGGGAAAGCATAACTTCCTCCACTCTTCAGGCTGAGAGGAGCACTTTGCATCAAGGTGAAGAGCATGCCGCAGCTGAA CTCCCAAATCCACCAAAAGAGCAGCCTGAATTGATAGTTGTTAAAGAAGAGCCGTCAGAGTTGGACAACGCTGAGCAAGATAGGACAA GAAGAGAAGCAGTcgcagacacacagaagagTCCAGAAGCGATGCAGCGTCCGAAACCAGTCGTAGAACATCAGCAGCCTCTGTTTCCTGACAGCTTTGTGATCCTGAGCACCCAGTCGTCTCTCACTGGAGCGGGGAGGAGGGAGACGCAGTGGAATCCACAgttcacacccacacatacaaaCCTAGAGGCTGGCAAAAGCTTGGGTCAAAATGTTGCCTCCCAAAGCTTAAATGTGCTCAGGAATATGAAGCTTCACAACTTGAGGAACTCGACCGCTAAGAGGTTCGGCTGCTTGCAGTGCGGCAAGAGCTTCAGATGCTTTAGCCAGCTCGAAATCCACCAGAGAAGTCACACGGGAGAGAAACCGTTCAGATGCACACTCTGCGGAAAGAGATATGCACAGAAAGGGCATCTGTATACACaccagcgcacacacactggggaGAAGCCATACCGCTGTCCTATTTGTGGAAAGGGCTTTATTCAGAAATGCACTCTTGATATGcatcagcgcacacacacaggagaaaaaccTTTTGTTTGCATCAAATGTGGCAAAGGTTTTACAAAGAACTGCAATCTGAAGAAACACCTCGCGGTACATCTAGATCCTAGCCTGAACATGTATGGTAGTGAATCTAATGCGCCGACATTTAGTGGGACATTCATCAATGGAACCACTTAA
- the pgls gene encoding 6-phosphogluconolactonase, which translates to MAGRRVVAFPSSAELGPVLARLVTSRAEKAIVSHGRFTLGLSGGSLVSMLSKELLALPGLDCSKWVVGFCDERLVPFDDPESTYGLYKTHLFSKVNIPDSGILTIDSSLPVNECAEDYTRKLKEAFPDNDFPVFDLLLLGMGPDGHTCSLFPEHPLLEETKKIVAPISDSPKPPPQRVTMTFPVVNSARCVAFVSTGGSKAPVLKEVLEGREGPAFPAARVVPTNGELFWLVDDPAAASLTIQVERPGSGAKL; encoded by the exons ATGGCTGGCAGAAGAGTCGTGGCGTTCCCCTCCTCAGCCGAGCTTGGACCAGTTCTGGCCCGTCTGGTGACATCTCGGGCTGAGAAGGCCATCGTCTCTCATGGCAGGTTCACCCTGGGCCTGTCTGGAGGAAGTCTTGTGTCCATGCTCAGCAAAGAGCTGCTCGCCCTGCCAGGCCTGGACTGCAGCAAGTGGGTGGTTGGTTTCTGTGACGAGCGATTAGTTCCCTTTGATGATCCTGAAAGCACCTATGGGCTCTACAAG ACTCATTTGTTTTCCAAGGTCAACATCCCTGACAGTGGGATCTTAACCATTGACTCCTCTCTGCCAGTTAACGAGTGTGCTGAGGACTACACCCGCAAACTCAAGGAG GCCTTCCCAGACAATGATTTCCCTGTGTTTGACTTGTTACTGCTGGGCATGGGGCCTGATGGACACACCTGTTCCCTCTTCCCTGAGCACCCTCTTCTGGAG GAAACCAAGAAGATTGTGGCCCCCATCAGCGACTCTCCCAAACCACCGCCACAGCGTGTAACTATGACTTTTCCAGTGGTGAACTCCGCACGCTGTGTGGCTTTTGTGTCAACAGGAGGAAGCAAAGCGCCAGTTTTGAAG GAAGTGCTGGAGGGTAGAGAGGGTCCAGCTTTCCCAGCGGCCCGTGTTGTCCCGACTAACGGCGAGCTGTTCTGGCTTGTTGATGACCCCGCAGCTGCCTCCTTAACCATCCAGGTAGAGAGGCCAGGCTCCGGGGCCAAACTGTAG
- the LOC139343104 gene encoding B-cell CLL/lymphoma 6 member B protein-like has translation MASRLPLHSQLSSIMETMARSVLTQVCKLVDEESNELRLELSRLLDANSTLSEKVKSLECELTFARSGAAKLCKSYDSVGVQTVCSGEGDAHVSGPPTIEGIFGKDWCMNLWKDRDPYSLDRVTDSPQFSDKSVATLPDQITVTEIKDEDCMEDAGSSCQQDTLDAEEHKDSMAEEPERLLAGYTTDGSTCSLLFDQDGEEVVSAGGTEEPSTDLISIEDTEGAFSTHIIPIEEEEEDDDDVQFVKESKESTMKAAGGPSHNKQQTLPSDTSENSSALEESHDGCDMLHVETTGDPNEDKFTCRICSRTFFHKGTLTHHMKSHKSNFCSICKQHFHHRNKLKSHTCVPPVPSQRVTKSCELCGKTFANPSALRIHFVVHTGEKPFRCNLCGKRFTQKGNLKCHLRIHTGEKPFCCGKCGKTFTQKVNLNHHLMAHRNREVVAEKPVAMRQKKLNG, from the exons ATGGCGAGCCGCCTCCCCTTGCACTCACAGCTCTCCTCCATCATGGAGACGATGGCCAGGTCTGTCCTGACTCAGGTCTGCAAGCTGGTGGACGAAGAGTCAAATGAGCTCCGGTTGGAGTTGTCTCGGCTCTTGGATGCTAATTCAACCCTGTCAGAGAAAGTTAAGAGTCTGGAGTGCGAGCTAACGTTTGCGAGAAGCGGCGCCGCCAAGTTGTGTAAAAGTTATGACAGCGTCGGTGTTCAGACTGTCTGCTCCGGAGAAGGAGATGCTCATG TGTCTGGACCTCCCACCATCGAGGGGATCTTTGGAAAAGACTGGTGCATGAATCTGTGGAAAGACAGAGACCCATACAGCCTGGACAGAGTCACAGACTCACCACAGTTCTCTGACAAA TCTGTAGCGACGCTGCCTGACCAAATTACTGTGACTGAGATCAAAGATGAGGATTGTATGGAGGACGCTGGCAGCAGCTGCCAGCAGGACACGCTTGATGCAGAAG aacacaaagacagcatgGCTGAGGAACCAGAGCGACTGCTGGCTGGTTATACGACAGATGGCAGCACTTGCAGCTTGTTGTTTGATCAGGATGGAGAAGAGGTTGTGTCTGCAGGCGGTACTGAAGAACCATCCACAGATCTGATATCCATCGAAGACACAGAGGGGGCCTTCAGCACTCACATCATTCCAattgaagaggaagaggaggatgatgatgatgtacagTTTGTTAAAGAAAGTAAGGAGTCAACAATGAAGGCTGCAGGTGGGCCCAGTCACAACAAGCAGCAAACATTACCGTCTGACACCTCTGAAAACAGCTCCGCTCTGGAAGAGTCCCATGACGGCTGTGATATGCTTCATGTCGAAACCACCGGAGATCCAAACgaagacaaattcacatgtcGAATATGTAGCAGGACATTCTTCCACAAGGGCACTCTAACACACCACATGAAGTCACACAAATCAAACTTTTGCAGTATTTGTAAGCAGCATTTCCATCACAGGAACAAGTTAAAGTCACACACCTGCGTGCCTCCGGTTCCCTCTCAGAGAGTCACGAAGTCGTGCGAGCTGTGCGGGAAGACCTTTGCAAACCCATCAGCTCTGAGGATTCACTTTGTtgtccacacaggagagaaacccttcagGTGCAACTTATGTGGGAAGCGGTTCACCCAGAAAGGCAATCTGAAATGTCACCTACGTATCCACACTGGAGAGAAACCTTTCTGCTGTGGCAAATGTGGGAAGACCTTCACACAAAAGGTCAACCTCAACCATCATTTAATGGCGCACAGAAATCGCGAGGTTGTAGCAGAAAAGCCTGTAGCTATGAGGCAAAAAAAACTTAATGGCTGA
- the LOC139343106 gene encoding uncharacterized protein, which yields MMCDTTNRSFRTQLAAILDKLTKVALIEISNLADECSSVLHTEMSLHKTENEALKKKCYSLEVQLRAAREAHTFPAHVNSVSRQHPTEQQQPAPAIDGVFGKDWCMDLWREEKLPSQRKDTVEAAAMTSMGAQAMDLLEREPELIFVKEEIYDDHPIGQQMRLTNNRKVVGIFEEDSMLHRSVDELQLHSGELNNFAMPAESQTQLRAQPTIMDKLIDDATMSSLVDNTNPSSASAEYSDYTTNIHTNTTKEATAQPKPVKPTKRFECLFCGKIFNYLSSLKVHIRRHSGEKPFSCSVCGKRFAQKTYLKLHQRVHSGEKPYSCPDCGKSFSQKSSLNIHLRTHTGEKPYSCVDCGKCYAYKYGLNHHQCFN from the exons ATGATGTGCGACACCACAAACCGAAGTTTTCGGACGCAGTTAGCCGCCATCCTGGACAAGCTAACGAAGGTGGCTTTGATTGAAATAAGCAACCTGGCTGATGAATGCTCCTCCGTCCTTCACACCGAGATGTCGCTGCACAAGACGGAGAATGAGGCGCTGAAGAAGAAGTGCTACTCGCTGGAGGTCCAGCTGAGAGCAGCGAGGGAGGCTCACACCTTTCCTGCCCATGTCAACAGTGTCAGCCGCCAACACCCTACAG aacagcagcagcctgctccAGCCATCGATGGAGTTTTTGGAAAGGACTGGTGCATGGatctgtggagagaggagaaactcCCATCTCAGAGAAAAGACACAGTGGAGGCTGCTGCTATGACGAGCATGGGAGCACAG GCGATGGACTTATTGGAGAGGGAACCTGAGCTCATCTTTGTCAAGGAGGAGATATATGATGATCATCCCATCGGTCAACAGATGAGGCTCACAAATAACAGAAAAG TTGTAGGGATTTTTGAGGAGGACAGCATGCTTCACAGGTCTGTCgatgagctgcagcttcattcaGGGGAACTGAACAACTTCGCCATGCCCGCTGAGAGTCAGACACAGCTACGCGCACAGCCAACCATCATGGACAAGTTAATCGATGACGCAACGATGAGCAGTCTGGTTGACAACACAAACCCTTCTTCAGCATCTGCCGAATACTCTGACTACACGACCAATATCCACACGAACACAACCAAAGAAGCCACCGCTCAGCCAAAACCAGTGAAGCCGACAAAACGGTTTGAGTGCTTATTCTGTGGGAAAATATTCAACTATCTGAGCAGTTTAAAAGTCCACATCAGGCGACACTCCGGCGAGAAGCCTTTCAGCTGCTCCGTCTGTGGGAAGAGGTTCGCGCAGAAAACGTACCTGAAGCTGCACCAGCGCGTGCACTCCGGGGAGAAGCCTTACAGCTGTCCAGACTGTGGCAAAAGCTTTTCCCAGAAAAGCTCTCTGAACATACACCTTCGAACACACACCGGTGAAAAGCCTTACAGCTGTGTGGACTGTGGGAAATGTTACGCGTACAAGTATGGTTTAAATCACCACCAGTGTTTCAATTGA
- the vac14 gene encoding protein VAC14 homolog, giving the protein MNPEKDFSPLTPNIVRALNDKLYEKRKVAALEIEKLVREFVAQNNSTQIRHVIQILASEFALSQHPHSRKGGLIGLAACSIALGKDSGLYLKELIEPVLTCFNDSDSRLRYYACEALYNIVKVARGAVLPHFNLLFDGLSKLAADPDPNVKSGSELLDRLLKDIVTESNKFDLVAFVPLLRERIYSNNQYARQFIISWIHVLESVPDINLLDYLPEILDGLFQILGDNSKEIRRTCEVVLGEFLKEIKKTPSSVKFAEMANILVIHCQAADEAKLTNDLIQLTAMTWMREFIQLAGRVMLPYSSGILTAVLPCLSYDDRKKNTKEAASACNHSLMKLVTPEDDEDEDEERSTGSPSREDGQPKKEADSNDMLNASQESVGFSNISFFAPAGADRPQVTLDLDGIVQVLDRHLHDSSTGMMTRIAVLKWVYHLYIKTPRKMFHHTDSLFPMLLKTLSDESDEVILKDLEVLAEIASSPAGQTDQVGSCDSADNKLVLKVPESAKPGQQPSTGSKAVDSSPSTPSMNSYFYKFMINLLKRFSLERKLLENRGAFIIRQLCLLLHAENIFHSMADILLKEEDLKFASTMVQTLNTILLTSAELFQLRNQLKDLHTQESCALFCCLYRSWCHNPVATVSLCFLTQNYKHAYDLIQKFGDLEVTVDFLMEVDKLVQLIESPIFTYLRLQLLDVENNPYLIKALYGLLMLLPQSQAFQLLSHRLRCVPNPELMRTVDESKYMDSKQQVVSKRASHTQVDYNELLQHFDRVQSKHLEVRHQRSGRASDHPDRKLM; this is encoded by the coding sequence ATGAACCCGGAGAAGGACTTTTCGCCTCTGACGCCCAATATTGTCCGGGCTCTGAATGATAAGCTGTACGAGAAGAGGAAAGTCGCAGCTCTGGAGATTGAGAAATTGGTGCGGGAGTTTGTGGCTCAGAATAACTCCACTCAAATCAGACATGTGATCCAGATCCTGGCCTCGGAGTTTGCGCTTTCCCAGCACCCTCACAGCCGAAAGGGGGGTCTTATTGGACTGGCAGCTTGCTCCATCGCCCTCGGCAAGGACTCAGGTCTGTATCTGAAGGAGCTTATTGAGCCTGTACTCACATGTTTTAATGACTCGGACAGTCGCCTGCGCTACTACGCCTGTGAGGCCCTCTATAATATAGTTAAGGTGGCAAGAGGAGCAGTGCTGCCCCACTTCAACCTGCTTTTTGATGGGCTCAGCAAGCTTGCAGCAGACCCAGACCCCAATGTGAAAAGCGGATCTGAACTCCTGGACAGATTGCTGAAGGACATTGTGACAGAAAGTAACAAGTTTGACTTGGTGGCATTTGTCCCTCTGCTCAGAGAGAGAATCTACTCCAATAATCAGTATGCTCGGCAGTTCATCATTTCCTGGATCCACGTTTTGGAGTCTGTGCCAGACATAAACCTGTTAGACTACCTCCCTGAGATCCTGGATGGGCTCTTCCAGATCCTGGGAGACAACAGCAAGGAGATCCGTCGGACTTGTGAGGTGGTGCTGGGAGAGTTTCTGAAAGAGATTAAGAAAACACCCTCCAGCGTGAAATTTGCCGAGATGGCCAACATCCTTGTCATCCACTGCCAGGCAGCAGACGAAGCAAAGCTCACAAACGACCTGATCCAGCTGACGGCTATGACCTGGATGAGAGAGTTCATCCAGCTTGCAGGCAGAGTAATGCTCCCTTACTCTTCTGGTATCCTAACTGCAGTGCTACCCTGCCTCTCCTAtgatgacaggaagaagaaTACCAAAGAAGCAGCGAGTGCCTGTAATCACAGTCTGATGAAGCTGGTGACGCcggaggatgatgaggatgaggatgaggagagaagcACAGGGTCGCCATCCAGGGAAGACGGCCAGCCTAAGAAGGAGGCAGACAGCAATGACATGCTGAATGCATCACAAGAATCTGTTGGTTTCAGTAATATCAGCTTCTTTGCTCCAGCAGGCGCTGACCGGCCTCAGGTAACCCTGGACCTGGATGGCATTGTTCAGGTCTTGGACCGACACCTCCACGACTCTTCCACTGGCATGATGACCCGCATAGCTGTGCTCAAATGGGTCTACCACCTCTACATCAAGACTCCACGCAAAATGTTCCACCACACAGACAGCCTGTTTCCCATGCTCCTGAAAACACTGTCGGATGAGTCCGATGAGGTGATACTGAAAGATCTAGAGGTGCTAGCTGAGATCGCATCATCTCCGGCTGGCCAGACAGACCAAGTAGGCTCCTGCGACAGCGCTGACAACAAACTGGTGCTCAAGGTCCCAGAGAGTGCCAAGCCAGGGCAGCAGCCCAGCACAGGGTCCAAAGCAGTAGACTCATCCCCCTCCACTCCCAGTATGAACTCCTATTTTTACAAGTTCATGATCAACCTGCTGAAACGCTTCAGTCTGGAGAGGAAGCTTCTGGAAAACAGAGGAGCCTTCATCATTAGGCAGCTCTGTTTGTTGCTTCATGCAGAGAACATCTTCCATTCCATGGCTGACATCTtgctgaaggaggaggacctCAAATTTGCCTCCACCATGGTTCAGACACTCAACACCATCTTGCTCACTTCGGCTGAGCTCTTCCAGTTACGCAACCAGCTGAAGGACCTGCACACTCAGGAGAgctgtgctttgttttgctgcctgtATCGTTCCTGGTGCCACAACCCCGTTGCCACTGTGTCGCTCTGTTTCCTCACGCAGAACTACAAACACGCCTATGATCTCATCCAGAAGTTTGGAGATCTGGAGGTGACGGTAGACTTCCTGATGGAGGTTGACAAGCTGGTACAGCTCATTGAAAGCCCCATTTTCACCTACCTGCGCCTGCAGCTCCTCGACGTGGAGAACAACCCTTACCTGATAAAGGCACTGTATGgcctgctgatgctgctgccacAGAGCCAGGCCTTCCAGCTGCTCTCCCACCGCTTGCGGTGTGTCCCCAACCCAGAGCTCATGAGAACTGTGGATGAATCCAAGTATATGGACTCCAAACAGCAAGTGGTCTCCAAACGTGCCTCTCATACTCAGGTGGATTACAATGAGCTGCTCCAGCATTTTGACCGCGTTCAGAGCAAACACCTGGAGGTCCGACACCAACGCTCTGGACGTGCCTCTGATCACCCTGACAGGAAGCTGATGTGA
- the colgalt1a gene encoding procollagen galactosyltransferase 1, with product MHGLACVPAALLLLLLSCCIPARGYFAEERWSPESPLLAPRVLLALVCRNSEHSLPYFLGTIERLNYPKDRMALWVATDHNKDNTTSILRDWLVKVQNFYHYVEWRPKEEPRHYEDEDSPKEWTDLRYEHVMKLRQVALESAREMWADYFMVVDCDNLLTNPDVLWKLMKENKTIIAPMLESRAAYSNFWCGMTSQGYYKRTPAYIPIRKQVRRGCFAVPMVHSTFLIDLRKEASRQLAFHPPHPEYSWAFDDIIVFAFSARMADVQMFVCNKETYGYLPVPLRSHNTLQDEADSFLHSMLEVNVRNRPVLPSKYIPVPRKQPDKLGLDEVFMINLKRRADRRERMLRALYEQEIACKVVAAVDGKAMNISEVHALGIHMLPGYSDPYHGRPLTKGELGCFLSHYNIWKEIVERRLKISLVIEDDLRFEVFFKRRLMNLMSELKEERLDWDLIYIGRKRMQVDRPEKAVPNIHNLVVADYSYWTLGYMISLQGAKKLLKAEPLKKILPVDEFLPIMYNKHPVSDYMEQFETRNLKAFSAEPLLVYPTHYTGDQGYISDTETSTVWDNDKVRTDWDRARSGKSHEQAEISTEAQNSDVLQSPLDSTARDEL from the exons ATGCACGGGCTCGCTTGCGTCCCGGCCGCCCTGCTCCTCTTGCTCCTGTCCTGCTGCATTCCTGCCCGGGGGTATTTTGCGGAGGAGCGCTGGAGCCCCGAGTCTCCGCTCCTCGCTCCCCGGGTCCTCCTCGCCCTCGTCTGCAGGAACTCCGAACACTCTTTGCCGTATTTCCTCGGTACCATTGAGCGCCTCAACTACCCCAAGGACCGTATGGCTCTGTG GGTAGCGACTGATCATAACAAGGACAACACCACATCCATTCTGCGTGACTGGCTTGTCAAGGTGCAGAACTTTTACCATTATGTGGAATGGAGGCCGAAAGAGGAACCCAG ACATTATGAGGATGAAGACAGTCCAAAGGAGTGGACAGACCTCCGTTATGAGCATGTCATGAAACTTCGGCAAGTGGCGCTGGAGTCTGCTCGTGAGATGTGGGCGGACTACTTTATG GTGGTGGACTGTGATAACCTCCTCACCAATCCCGATGTGCTCTGGAAGCTCATGAAAGAGAATAAGACCATCATTGCTCCAATGCTTGAATCCCGTGCAGCTTATTCAAACTTCTGGTGTGGAATGACCTCCCAG GGTTACTATAAGCGCACCCCTGCCTATATACCCATAAGGAAGCAGGTGCGGAGGGGCTGTTTTGCAGTTCCAATGGTCCACTCCACCTTCCTGATAGACCTCAGGAAGGAGGCATCCAGGCAGCTGGCCTTTCATCCGCCACATCCAGAATACAGCTGGGCTTTTGATGACATCATTGTGTTTGCCTTCTCTGCTCGGATGGCAG ATGTCCAAATGTTTGTATGTAATAAGGAGACCTATGGTTACCTCCCTGTGCCGCTGCGATCCCACAATACTTTACAAGACGAAGCTGACAGCTTCTTGCACTCCATGCTGGAGGTCAATG TGCGAAATCGCCCAGTGCTGCCTTCCAAATACATACCTGTTCCTAGAAAACAACCTGACAAACTGGGCTTGGATGAG GTGTTTATGATAAACTTGAAGAGGCGGGCTGACCGCCGAGAACGTATGCTGAGGGCATTATATGAGCAGGAGATCGCATGTAAGGTCGTTGCAGCTGTTGATGGAAA AGCGATGAATATCAGCGAAGTTCATGCTCTGGGCATCCACATGCTCCCTGGCTACAGTGACCCCTATCATGGTCGCCCACTGACAAAGGGAGAGCTGGGATGCTTCCTTTCTCATTACAACATCTGGAAAGAG ATTGTGGAGCGACGCCTGAAAATCTCCCTGGTGATCGAAGACGACCTGCGCTTCGAGGTCTTCTTCAAACGTCGCTTGATGAACTTGATGAGTGAGCTGAAGGAAGAGCGGCTGGACTGGGATCTCAT TTATATTGGTCGGAAGAGAATGCAAGTGGACCGCCCGGAGAAAGCAGTGCCTAATATACACAACCTGGTGGTCGCAGACTATTCATACTGGACACTAGGTTATATGATATCACTACAAGGTGCAAAGAAGCTTTTGAAAGCAGAGCCACTAAAGAAGATTTTGCCTGTGGATGAGTTTCTTCCTATCATGTACAATAAACACCCTGT GTCGGATTATATGGAACAGTTTGAAACCAGGAACCTGAAGGCATTTTCAGCCGAGCCTCTTCTAGTGTATCCAACACACTACACGGGCGACCAAGGGTACATCAGTGACACTGAGACCTCCACAGTGTGGGACAATGACAAGGTCCGTACAGACTGGGACAGAGCACGCTCAGGAAAAAGTCACGAGCAGGCTGAGATCAGCACTGAGGCTCAGAATTCAGATGTGCTCCAGTCGCCTTTGGACAGCACGGCACGGGACGAGCTATGA